A region from the Cyprinus carpio isolate SPL01 chromosome A8, ASM1834038v1, whole genome shotgun sequence genome encodes:
- the LOC109061432 gene encoding emerin-like isoform X2 — protein sequence MSMLSSKSNEEIKWMLDDYGIKHGPVVDSTRVLYEKKLREAMSKHRRTQAQSNRTYYREEEDITYVQHHRPQLYDDVSNRTWSDYRGMDYTDEPSIYRTQAPYRNISQARNLPPEPHIQKTPEKSSTHLVPVWLQILVFLIVSGLLYLVFMNMESAEPVKRLT from the exons ATGTCAATGTTGAGCAGTAAATCCAACGAGGAGATCAAATGGATGCTGGATGATTACGGAATAAAACACGGTCCTGTGGTCG ATTCCACCCGAGTCCTTTATGAGAAGAAGCTGAGAGAAGCCATGTCTAAACACAGAAGAACCCAAGCTCAATCCAACAGGACATATTACAGGGAAGAGG AGGACATCACCTATGTTCAGCATCACAGACCT CAACTATATGATGATGTGAGCAACAG AACGTGGTCTGATTATAGAGGGATGGACTACACAGATGA GCCTTCAATATATAGGACTCAAGCTCCTTACCGTAATATTTCACAAGCAAGAAACCTGCCGCCAGAGCCTCATATCCagaaaacacctgagaagagttCAACACACCTGGTCCCAGTCTGGCTACAGATATTAGTGTTTCTGATCGTATCTGGTCTCCTGTACTTGGTTTTTATGAATATGGAATCAGCAGAGCCTGTGAAAAGACTGACGTAG
- the LOC109061432 gene encoding uncharacterized protein LOC109061432 isoform X1: MFCINVSRAQQTSKSNEEIKWMLDDYGIKHGPVVDSTRVLYEKKLREAMSKHRRTQAQSNRTYYREEEDITYVQHHRPQLYDDVSNRTWSDYRGMDYTDEPSIYRTQAPYRNISQARNLPPEPHIQKTPEKSSTHLVPVWLQILVFLIVSGLLYLVFMNMESAEPVKRLT, from the exons ATGTTTTGTATCAATGTGTCACGTGCGCAGCAAACAAG TAAATCCAACGAGGAGATCAAATGGATGCTGGATGATTACGGAATAAAACACGGTCCTGTGGTCG ATTCCACCCGAGTCCTTTATGAGAAGAAGCTGAGAGAAGCCATGTCTAAACACAGAAGAACCCAAGCTCAATCCAACAGGACATATTACAGGGAAGAGG AGGACATCACCTATGTTCAGCATCACAGACCT CAACTATATGATGATGTGAGCAACAG AACGTGGTCTGATTATAGAGGGATGGACTACACAGATGA GCCTTCAATATATAGGACTCAAGCTCCTTACCGTAATATTTCACAAGCAAGAAACCTGCCGCCAGAGCCTCATATCCagaaaacacctgagaagagttCAACACACCTGGTCCCAGTCTGGCTACAGATATTAGTGTTTCTGATCGTATCTGGTCTCCTGTACTTGGTTTTTATGAATATGGAATCAGCAGAGCCTGTGAAAAGACTGACGTAG
- the LOC122134249 gene encoding alpha-N-acetylgalactosaminide alpha-2,6-sialyltransferase 5-like: protein MYMKSKTSHHCLHPQPLRMRCKSCALVTSSGHMTGSGRGVEIDRKECVIRMNDAPTRGYQKDVGQRTTLRVVAHSSVQRVLPHELLNSSQNTFFIFWGPGNHMRQDGKGLVYNNLRLLKQMMPKLQVYVISGLKMLHFDELFKKETGKDRKKSNSWLSTGWFTMAIALEICDRINVYGMIPPDFCNSPSPEPSVPYHYYEPAGLDECKMYLSHERGRHGSHHRFITEKRVFANWARMFNIHFYQPDWRPAPVTKNSTDS, encoded by the exons atgtacatGAAGTCTAAAACATCTCATCATTGTCTCCATCCTCAGCCCCTTAGGATGCGTTGCAAAAGTTGTGCCTTAGTGACCAGCTCTGGTCACATGACTGGAAGTGGTCGAGGTGTGGAGATTGACCGCAAGGAGTGTGTCATCCGTATGAACGATGCCCCAACACGAGGCTACCAGAAGGACGTGGGCCAGCGAACGACCCTGCGTGTGGTCGCTCATTCCAGCGTGCAACGTGTGCTACCGCACGAGCTACTCAACTCCAGCCAGAACACCTTCTTTATCTTCTGGGGGCCCGGAAACCACATGCGACAAGACGGTAAAGGCCTTGTCTACAACAACCTGCGTCTGTTGAAGCAGATGATGCCTAAACTACAGGTGTACGTCATCTCAGGGTTAAAGATGCTGCATTTTGATGAGCTCTTTAAGAAGGAGACAGGGAAAGATAG AAAAAAGTCCAATTCATGGCTCAGCACGGGTTGGTTCACCATGGCAATCGCATTGGAGATTTGTGACAGAATTAATGTCTATGGCATGATTCCTCCTGACTTCTGCAA TTCTCCCAGTCCTGAGCCCTCAGTGCCGTATCACTACTATGAGCCTGCGGGGCTGGATGAATGCAAAATGTATCTCTCCCACGAGCGGGGCCGGCATGGCAGCCACCATCGTTTCATCACAGAAAAACGTGTCTTTGCCAACTGGGCACGTATGTTCAACATACACTTCTATCAACCTGACTGGAGACCAGCACCTGTTACAAAGAACAGCACAGACTCCTGA